One region of Corynebacterium capitovis DSM 44611 genomic DNA includes:
- the murD gene encoding UDP-N-acetylmuramoyl-L-alanine--D-glutamate ligase, translating into MSAFIDATRIPAELRGGILVAGAGVSGRGAAELLSAIGVPFAVADDNAEGRARVAEATGAETLTTAEAGRCLDRFPVIVTSPGWRPTTPLLVAGAQAGCEVIGDVELCFRLDRAAVFGPPRRWLVVTGTNGKTTTTGMLAAMMQEASAQSGLSAVACGNIGVAVSDALVAPHRVDVLVAELSSFQLHWSTQLKPDAGVLLNLAEDHIDWHGSFRAYAEAKAKVLRATVAVAGVDDTEVARLACATGRSDIIGFTLREPAEGQVGVSRGRIVEKKAGGAADLASAEGIEPTGSAGVLDACAAAAVARSQAVEPRDIQQALRSFRVAGHRGTVVHAAGGVTWVDNSKATNPHAAHSALEGMGPVVWIAGGQLKGAEVDELVAAHAHQFRAAALLGADRALLFDALRRLAPDVPVFVTESTDPVRAMDDVVAFAAAQARPGDTVLLAPAAASLDMYTGMSQRGDEFAAAAARHSP; encoded by the coding sequence ATGAGCGCGTTTATCGACGCCACTCGGATCCCCGCCGAGCTCCGCGGGGGCATCCTCGTAGCAGGCGCGGGCGTGTCGGGTCGGGGCGCCGCCGAGCTGCTCTCGGCCATCGGTGTGCCTTTCGCGGTCGCGGACGATAATGCGGAGGGGCGGGCTCGCGTTGCCGAGGCCACAGGCGCAGAGACACTCACCACCGCCGAGGCCGGCCGATGCCTTGACCGCTTCCCTGTGATCGTGACATCGCCCGGGTGGCGCCCCACGACACCGCTGCTCGTCGCGGGAGCGCAGGCCGGTTGCGAGGTCATCGGGGATGTCGAGCTCTGCTTCCGCCTTGATCGGGCGGCTGTGTTCGGTCCACCGCGGCGCTGGCTTGTTGTCACCGGAACCAACGGAAAGACGACGACGACGGGAATGCTCGCCGCCATGATGCAGGAGGCGAGCGCGCAGTCCGGGTTGAGCGCCGTAGCGTGCGGGAATATCGGCGTAGCTGTCAGCGATGCGCTCGTGGCACCGCATCGAGTCGACGTGCTCGTTGCCGAGCTGTCGAGTTTCCAGCTGCACTGGTCCACCCAGCTCAAGCCCGACGCGGGGGTGCTGCTTAACCTTGCCGAGGACCACATTGACTGGCACGGCTCGTTCCGCGCCTACGCGGAGGCGAAAGCGAAGGTGCTGCGCGCCACGGTGGCCGTTGCGGGTGTCGACGACACCGAGGTGGCGCGCCTCGCATGCGCCACAGGGAGGTCAGACATCATAGGGTTTACGTTGCGCGAGCCCGCTGAGGGGCAGGTGGGGGTCAGCCGCGGACGAATCGTCGAGAAGAAGGCTGGGGGCGCCGCGGATCTAGCGAGCGCTGAGGGAATCGAACCCACTGGGTCGGCGGGCGTTCTCGATGCGTGCGCGGCCGCGGCGGTGGCTCGTTCTCAAGCGGTGGAGCCGCGTGATATTCAGCAGGCGCTGCGTTCGTTCCGGGTGGCGGGCCACCGCGGCACTGTTGTCCACGCGGCTGGGGGCGTGACGTGGGTAGACAACTCGAAAGCGACAAATCCTCACGCTGCGCATTCTGCGCTCGAGGGGATGGGGCCCGTGGTATGGATCGCGGGCGGCCAGCTCAAGGGGGCGGAGGTCGATGAGCTCGTTGCCGCCCACGCGCACCAGTTCCGCGCCGCGGCTCTTCTGGGGGCAGACAGGGCGCTTCTTTTCGACGCCCTTCGTCGCCTCGCCCCCGACGTACCGGTCTTCGTGACGGAATCTACGGATCCTGTGCGCGCGATGGACGACGTTGTGGCCTTCGCGGCGGCCCAGGCCCGCCCAGGAGACACCGTCTTGTTGGCACCCGCGGCGGCGAGCTTAGACATGTACACGGGAATGTCGCAGCGGGGCGACGAATTCGCGGCCGCGGCAGCACGACATTCCCCCTAA
- a CDS encoding FtsW/RodA/SpoVE family cell cycle protein: MTVKRATTQRAPKRREPVREPRTFAAVNRRVHTMMDERPTLDYTVVRTVVLVLAGLGVVMVLSSSMATSFAASSSVWAQAVKQMAMVGAGLIAFWAALQLPPEKVKRASTILMVIAVVLLLAVLIPGIGTGKEEVGSQSWIAVGPLSFQPSELARVTIAVWGAKVLSSHETGVPFLRRQGLILYCAVAALCLGLIAMQGDLGMAVTFGVIAGLTLFFIGLPWPAIGALVALVLVALVTVFLSGGYRSNRFHVYFDALFGTFEDTRDIAFQSHQGFLSLGDGSLFGVGLGQSRAKWFYLPEARNDFIFAVIGEELGLWGGVLVVILFALLGYFGLRAAVRAQDQFQTLMAASLAAGIVSQAFVNIGYVVGIFPVTGIQLPMVSAGGTSAIITLGSMGLLASVARHEPGAISAMQNYGRPAFDRILGIREPKAPAQAAQRAGAKRSRSRDDQLRERFGTPITARASQRDGAPASRRSPVPPTSAAVAQTRRPAQLDRPSRYAPLESRRGTPEAGRSPRRPAPVRHDARRAG; the protein is encoded by the coding sequence ATGACCGTGAAGCGCGCAACGACACAACGGGCGCCAAAGAGACGCGAGCCCGTGCGTGAACCCCGCACCTTCGCAGCGGTGAATCGGCGCGTCCACACAATGATGGATGAGCGCCCGACGCTCGACTACACCGTCGTTCGTACCGTTGTCCTCGTACTCGCTGGCTTGGGCGTCGTCATGGTTCTCAGCTCGTCGATGGCGACGTCCTTTGCGGCGTCGTCAAGCGTGTGGGCCCAAGCGGTGAAACAGATGGCGATGGTCGGGGCCGGTTTGATTGCATTCTGGGCAGCGCTGCAGCTCCCGCCGGAGAAAGTCAAACGCGCCTCGACCATTCTCATGGTCATCGCCGTGGTCCTGCTCCTTGCCGTGCTCATTCCCGGCATAGGCACAGGCAAGGAGGAAGTCGGTTCGCAGTCGTGGATCGCGGTAGGACCGCTGAGCTTCCAGCCTTCGGAACTCGCGCGTGTGACCATTGCAGTGTGGGGAGCGAAGGTGCTCTCGAGCCACGAAACAGGTGTGCCGTTCCTGCGCCGGCAGGGCCTTATTCTGTACTGCGCCGTGGCGGCGTTGTGTTTGGGTCTTATCGCCATGCAGGGCGACCTCGGCATGGCGGTCACCTTCGGCGTCATCGCCGGGCTGACGCTTTTCTTTATCGGCCTGCCGTGGCCCGCCATCGGTGCCCTCGTTGCCCTTGTTTTAGTCGCCCTTGTCACGGTCTTCCTCTCCGGCGGGTACCGTTCGAACCGGTTCCATGTGTACTTCGACGCGCTTTTTGGCACGTTCGAGGACACGCGCGACATCGCCTTCCAGTCCCACCAGGGGTTCCTCTCCCTGGGCGACGGGTCACTCTTCGGCGTGGGCCTTGGACAGTCGCGCGCGAAGTGGTTTTACCTGCCGGAGGCGCGCAACGACTTCATCTTCGCGGTGATCGGGGAGGAGCTTGGGTTGTGGGGCGGCGTCCTCGTCGTCATCCTCTTCGCGCTGCTGGGCTACTTCGGCCTCCGGGCTGCGGTGCGTGCCCAGGACCAGTTCCAAACCCTCATGGCCGCGAGCCTCGCGGCGGGGATCGTCTCCCAGGCCTTCGTCAATATCGGCTACGTTGTCGGGATCTTCCCCGTCACGGGCATTCAGCTGCCGATGGTGTCAGCGGGTGGTACCTCAGCGATCATCACGTTGGGGTCGATGGGGTTGCTGGCCTCCGTCGCGCGCCACGAACCAGGGGCTATCTCTGCGATGCAGAACTACGGCCGCCCTGCCTTCGACCGCATCCTCGGGATCCGTGAGCCCAAGGCTCCCGCCCAGGCTGCGCAGCGCGCCGGGGCGAAGCGTTCACGCAGCCGCGACGACCAGCTGCGTGAACGCTTCGGTACTCCCATTACCGCGCGCGCATCCCAGCGTGACGGGGCGCCCGCTTCTCGACGCTCACCTGTCCCACCCACCTCCGCCGCGGTGGCCCAGACGCGCCGGCCTGCCCAGCTCGACCGGCCGTCGCGTTACGCTCCGCTGGAGTCGCGCCGCGGGACACCTGAGGCGGGCCGTTCACCGCGCCGGCCAGCTCCTGTTCGTCACGACGCCCGCCGTGCAGGCTAG
- a CDS encoding UDP-N-acetylglucosamine--N-acetylmuramyl-(pentapeptide) pyrophosphoryl-undecaprenol N-acetylglucosamine transferase yields the protein MARESSATPSTQDAPLSIVLAGGGTAGHIEPALAIGEVLRDEFGASVTALGTEKGLETSIVPARGFRLELIDPVPIPRSAPWKMAGVPLKLARSVNQARRILREAGAQAVVGTGGYVAASAYLAAASLHLPFFVLETNALAGMANKLGVRLGGTGLNAVANSGMAGDVVGIPVRPGVGVDTDGVKAARGYKKWGLDQDLPTILVTGGSQGAASINAALAGAVGRLTAQGFQVLHAYGRKNAAPEPAEHYTAVPYIEDMEAAYAVADLVVCRSGAMTVAENSAAGLPAIYIPLPHGNGEQGLNSAHLVSLGAAVRIDDHDLTADALVEKVSEILGPGGARERMRDALRVSGAGDVARDIATRVVRAARTH from the coding sequence GTGGCAAGAGAATCGTCAGCCACCCCCTCCACGCAGGACGCGCCACTGTCCATCGTGCTCGCCGGGGGCGGCACAGCAGGGCACATCGAGCCTGCTCTCGCTATCGGCGAGGTGCTGCGCGACGAATTCGGCGCGTCCGTGACGGCGCTGGGAACCGAAAAGGGGTTGGAGACATCTATCGTCCCAGCCCGCGGGTTCCGGCTCGAGCTCATCGACCCGGTCCCGATCCCGCGCTCCGCACCCTGGAAGATGGCGGGCGTTCCGCTCAAGCTCGCCCGGTCCGTGAACCAGGCGCGCCGTATCTTACGAGAGGCGGGCGCGCAGGCCGTCGTGGGAACGGGTGGGTACGTCGCGGCGTCGGCGTACCTAGCCGCAGCGTCGCTGCACTTGCCGTTTTTTGTGCTGGAAACCAACGCTCTGGCGGGCATGGCCAACAAGCTCGGGGTGCGCCTCGGCGGGACCGGGCTTAACGCCGTGGCAAACTCCGGCATGGCGGGGGACGTGGTGGGTATCCCCGTCCGCCCGGGCGTAGGCGTTGACACGGATGGTGTAAAGGCCGCGCGGGGGTACAAGAAGTGGGGGCTCGACCAGGACTTGCCGACCATCCTTGTCACCGGCGGCTCACAGGGGGCGGCGAGTATCAACGCGGCGCTGGCAGGGGCGGTCGGGCGGCTGACCGCACAGGGATTCCAAGTACTTCACGCCTACGGGCGGAAAAACGCCGCCCCGGAACCGGCTGAGCATTACACGGCTGTGCCCTACATCGAGGACATGGAGGCCGCGTACGCGGTCGCGGACCTCGTCGTATGCCGGTCCGGTGCGATGACCGTCGCGGAGAACTCGGCTGCTGGCCTGCCGGCCATCTACATTCCGCTCCCGCACGGAAACGGCGAGCAGGGCCTCAACTCGGCGCATCTCGTTAGCCTCGGGGCGGCGGTGCGTATCGACGATCACGATCTGACCGCCGACGCCCTCGTCGAAAAGGTCAGCGAGATCCTCGGACCTGGTGGCGCACGCGAGCGCATGCGCGACGCATTGCGCGTGTCGGGTGCGGGCGACGTCGCGCGGGATATCGCTACCCGCGTCGTGCGCGCCGCCCGCACTCACTAG
- the murC gene encoding UDP-N-acetylmuramate--L-alanine ligase: MTSPAIDLSRVHLIGIGGAGMSGVARILLDRGSVVTGSDVKDSRPVRTLRTQGARVAVGHEAANLELAGDLPTVVVTSFAAIPADNPELQRAAREGIPVIRRSDLLAELMEGTTQILLAGTHGKTSTTSMTVVALQAAGEDPSFAIGGQLNRAGTNAHHGTGPAFVAEADESDASLLRYKPDVAVITNIELDHLDFFGDAESYFRVFDDFADRVQPGGYLMVCLDDTHAAECGARATARGINVVGYGTAAAAARFPDIPAAAVVTDVSHGGSNAHTHVTVDLRVPGAEATPLTLSYSLAIPGQHMVLNSAAALGAGALAGADPARLAAGLAGFTGVRRRFEHKGTVSTGRFTGTRVYDDYAHHPTEVAAVLSAAREKVNAEGSGARVVVCFQPHLYSRTQTFASEFARALSLADAAVVLDIYGARETPVEGVDARIITDRFDPASSTTVRFEPDFSAAPGTVVAVTKPGDLVLTMGAGTVTMLADEILAALSTEHGTGHGTEQGTEHGTEHGTELGTGRG; encoded by the coding sequence ATGACTTCCCCCGCGATCGATCTTTCCCGCGTCCACCTCATTGGAATCGGCGGGGCCGGCATGTCCGGAGTCGCCCGGATCTTGCTGGACCGGGGCAGCGTGGTGACCGGTTCTGATGTGAAAGATTCTCGCCCGGTGCGCACGCTGCGGACGCAGGGGGCCCGAGTCGCCGTCGGGCACGAGGCGGCAAACCTCGAGTTGGCGGGTGACCTTCCCACGGTGGTGGTGACCAGTTTCGCGGCCATCCCCGCGGACAACCCAGAGTTGCAGCGGGCGGCGCGGGAAGGGATTCCGGTCATCCGCCGCTCGGACCTTCTGGCGGAGCTGATGGAGGGCACCACGCAGATCCTGCTGGCGGGCACTCACGGCAAGACGTCGACTACGTCCATGACGGTTGTTGCCCTGCAGGCCGCCGGTGAAGATCCTTCCTTCGCGATCGGCGGGCAACTCAACCGCGCCGGGACGAATGCCCACCACGGTACGGGTCCCGCGTTCGTGGCCGAGGCCGACGAGTCCGACGCATCGCTGTTGCGCTACAAGCCTGACGTGGCCGTCATCACCAACATCGAGCTGGACCACTTGGACTTCTTCGGCGATGCCGAGTCCTACTTCCGCGTCTTTGATGACTTCGCGGACCGCGTTCAGCCCGGGGGCTACCTCATGGTGTGCCTCGATGACACCCACGCTGCCGAGTGCGGTGCACGAGCCACCGCGCGGGGGATCAACGTTGTGGGCTACGGCACGGCAGCCGCGGCGGCGCGTTTCCCCGACATTCCCGCTGCCGCGGTAGTCACGGATGTCTCCCACGGCGGGAGTAATGCGCACACGCACGTCACGGTCGACCTCAGGGTGCCCGGCGCCGAGGCGACGCCGCTGACGTTGTCATATTCACTCGCCATTCCGGGTCAGCACATGGTTCTCAATTCCGCGGCTGCGCTCGGGGCGGGCGCCTTGGCGGGTGCAGATCCCGCGCGGCTGGCCGCGGGTTTGGCCGGGTTCACCGGCGTGCGCCGGCGCTTCGAGCACAAGGGGACCGTCTCAACCGGGCGCTTCACCGGCACGCGAGTCTACGACGATTACGCCCACCACCCCACGGAGGTTGCGGCGGTGCTCTCGGCAGCGCGCGAGAAGGTCAACGCTGAGGGATCGGGGGCGCGGGTCGTGGTGTGCTTCCAGCCGCACCTCTACTCCCGGACCCAGACATTCGCCTCCGAGTTTGCTCGGGCACTTTCGCTTGCCGACGCCGCCGTCGTCCTCGACATTTACGGAGCGCGCGAAACCCCCGTCGAGGGAGTGGACGCGCGCATCATCACCGACCGCTTCGACCCCGCGTCGAGCACGACCGTGCGGTTTGAGCCGGATTTCTCAGCTGCCCCGGGGACGGTAGTGGCCGTGACGAAGCCCGGCGACCTCGTGCTCACGATGGGCGCCGGAACGGTGACGATGTTGGCGGACGAGATCCTCGCCGCGCTCAGCACCGAGCACGGCACTGGGCACGGCACTGAGCAGGGCACCGAGCACGGCACCGAGCACGGCACTGAGCTCGGTACGGGGCGAGGTTAG
- a CDS encoding cell division protein FtsQ/DivIB yields the protein MSTVYVPSGAHEPAQDADGQLPADTGGNRTRARRRTTRVAVVALVLVVLCGVVAAVVPFTPLLPVHNITVEGESHVSASEVTDAAGVVEGTPIGRVDLHGAATGVAGLPWVRSATATRHWPSSINIVVVENEAVAYIGSAGDAGANLLDAEGVAFATDTPPPGAVELKGSAVDDEAARAAGVSIVASISEASREAIAAVEATGPHNFVLKLRDNRTVIWGAAEDNANKAVALETVLRRKGQVFNISNPELVTVK from the coding sequence GTGTCCACCGTATACGTACCCAGTGGGGCTCACGAGCCCGCGCAGGATGCCGATGGGCAGCTCCCAGCCGACACCGGGGGCAATCGCACACGGGCTCGCCGACGCACCACACGTGTCGCCGTCGTCGCGTTGGTTCTCGTTGTCCTGTGCGGGGTGGTGGCTGCTGTCGTCCCCTTTACTCCGCTGCTGCCGGTTCACAACATCACCGTCGAAGGCGAGTCCCACGTGAGCGCAAGCGAGGTCACGGACGCAGCCGGAGTCGTAGAGGGCACCCCGATCGGCCGGGTGGACCTACACGGCGCCGCGACCGGGGTGGCGGGATTGCCCTGGGTGAGGTCGGCGACCGCCACGCGCCACTGGCCTTCCTCAATCAACATCGTGGTGGTGGAGAACGAAGCGGTTGCCTACATCGGGTCCGCTGGTGACGCGGGCGCCAACTTGCTTGACGCGGAGGGCGTCGCGTTTGCCACTGACACGCCCCCGCCGGGGGCGGTGGAGCTGAAAGGATCCGCGGTTGACGACGAGGCGGCACGCGCGGCCGGCGTGAGCATCGTGGCGTCGATAAGCGAGGCCTCCCGCGAGGCGATCGCCGCGGTCGAAGCAACGGGTCCTCACAATTTCGTGCTGAAGCTTCGCGATAATCGAACGGTGATCTGGGGAGCGGCCGAAGACAACGCCAACAAGGCCGTCGCCCTCGAGACCGTTTTGCGGCGTAAGGGACAGGTTTTTAATATCTCCAACCCCGAGCTCGTCACCGTGAAGTAG
- the ftsZ gene encoding cell division protein FtsZ, producing the protein MTSPANYLAMIRVVGVGGGGVNAVNRMIEEGLKGVEFVAVNTDSQALLFTDADTKLDIGREATRGLGAGANPEVGRTSAEDHKQEIEESLKGSDMVFVTAGEGGGTGTGAAPVVAGIAKKMGALTIGVVTRPFSFEGKRRTRQALEGIANLKEVCDTVIVIPNDRLLQLGEAELSMMDAFRAADEVLYNGVQGITNLITIPGMINVDFADVRSVMADAGSALMGVGSARGENRVLTATEQAINSPLLETTMEGAKSVLISVAGGSDLGLMEVNNAASIVEEKADDDANIIFGTIIDDNLGDEVRVTIIATGFDEKANARPVADASSSQAAPAPEAATPAPARGSLFDDRAGAPEPTGSTAAKPAEEHYQPRHRYDDSRSGLFTGSRAREYERDDRAYRGGDDDVDVPDFLR; encoded by the coding sequence ATGACCTCTCCAGCTAACTACCTCGCCATGATCCGCGTCGTCGGTGTCGGCGGCGGCGGTGTCAACGCGGTCAACCGCATGATTGAAGAAGGGCTCAAGGGTGTCGAGTTCGTTGCGGTGAACACCGACTCCCAGGCGCTGCTGTTTACCGACGCCGATACGAAGCTCGACATCGGGCGCGAGGCCACCCGCGGCCTCGGGGCCGGTGCGAACCCGGAGGTCGGGAGGACCTCGGCCGAGGATCACAAGCAGGAGATCGAGGAGTCCCTCAAGGGATCCGACATGGTCTTCGTTACTGCTGGCGAAGGCGGCGGCACGGGAACCGGTGCTGCGCCGGTCGTGGCTGGTATCGCGAAGAAGATGGGCGCGCTGACGATCGGTGTGGTGACCCGCCCGTTCTCCTTCGAAGGGAAGCGTCGCACGCGCCAGGCGCTCGAAGGCATCGCCAACCTCAAGGAGGTGTGCGACACGGTCATCGTGATTCCCAATGATCGCCTGCTGCAGCTGGGCGAGGCCGAGCTGAGCATGATGGACGCCTTCCGCGCCGCGGATGAGGTGCTCTACAACGGAGTGCAGGGCATCACGAACCTCATCACCATCCCGGGCATGATCAATGTGGACTTCGCCGATGTTCGCTCCGTGATGGCCGACGCTGGCTCCGCGCTCATGGGTGTGGGCTCGGCCCGTGGAGAAAACCGCGTCCTTACCGCGACAGAGCAAGCCATTAACTCGCCGCTGCTGGAGACGACGATGGAGGGTGCCAAGAGCGTGCTCATCTCTGTCGCGGGCGGTTCCGACTTGGGCCTAATGGAGGTCAACAACGCCGCGTCCATCGTCGAGGAGAAGGCTGATGATGATGCGAACATCATCTTCGGCACGATCATCGACGACAACCTCGGCGACGAGGTGCGGGTGACCATCATTGCCACCGGGTTCGACGAGAAGGCCAACGCGCGTCCCGTCGCCGACGCATCTTCCTCCCAGGCCGCACCCGCGCCCGAAGCAGCGACTCCCGCGCCCGCACGCGGATCGCTTTTCGACGACCGCGCGGGCGCCCCCGAACCCACGGGCAGCACTGCGGCGAAGCCGGCGGAGGAGCACTACCAGCCGCGGCACCGCTACGACGATTCCCGGTCGGGGTTGTTCACCGGCTCCCGCGCGCGGGAGTACGAGCGAGACGACCGCGCTTACCGCGGCGGTGACGATGACGTGGACGTGCCCGACTTCCTGCGTTAG
- the pgeF gene encoding peptidoglycan editing factor PgeF, producing MTPASRSPDNRPVRMVFTTRAGGASLSPYDSFNLGDHVGDDPAAVAANRARLAQSIEVPEERFVWMEQLHTNTVTVVVGPHTGPVPATDALVTREVGLALCVLVADCTPVLLADHSAGVVAAVHAGRMGARNGIVERTVAEMVRCGARPAFIQALLGPAAAGESYEVPEQMADDVEKELPGSKTTTRAGTSGLDIRAGIVRQLMGLGVTHIDADPRDTVTDPEFFSYRREGVTGRQAGVIWLTGH from the coding sequence ATGACTCCCGCTTCGCGCTCACCCGACAACCGCCCCGTCCGCATGGTGTTTACCACACGTGCGGGCGGGGCGTCGCTGTCCCCGTACGACTCGTTCAACCTCGGTGATCACGTGGGTGATGATCCCGCCGCCGTTGCGGCGAATCGAGCCCGTCTCGCGCAGTCGATCGAGGTGCCGGAAGAACGTTTCGTCTGGATGGAGCAGTTGCACACCAACACCGTCACCGTGGTCGTTGGGCCCCACACGGGCCCCGTCCCCGCCACCGACGCCCTTGTCACGCGAGAGGTGGGCCTCGCTTTGTGCGTCTTGGTTGCCGATTGCACCCCGGTACTGCTTGCGGACCACAGCGCAGGGGTCGTCGCCGCGGTTCACGCCGGAAGGATGGGGGCGCGCAACGGGATTGTAGAAAGAACCGTCGCGGAGATGGTGCGCTGCGGGGCTCGCCCCGCGTTCATCCAGGCGTTGCTCGGACCCGCGGCGGCGGGGGAGTCGTACGAGGTTCCGGAACAGATGGCGGATGACGTCGAGAAGGAACTGCCCGGGTCGAAGACGACAACGCGAGCCGGGACGAGCGGGTTAGACATACGCGCCGGCATTGTGCGCCAGCTCATGGGGCTGGGGGTAACGCACATCGACGCGGATCCCCGCGACACGGTCACGGACCCTGAGTTCTTCTCGTACCGGCGCGAGGGCGTTACGGGCCGGCAAGCGGGTGTCATTTGGCTCACGGGCCACTGA
- a CDS encoding YggS family pyridoxal phosphate-dependent enzyme: MKRREQLRANLERVTQQVRAAEERAGRSPGSVSILPVTKFHPAEDVALLGQLGVTLVGENREQEARAKAETVGGAVGIAMIGQIQTKKANSVARWAREVHSVDSAKLARALERGVALAHERGERGSDPLPCLVQLSADGDTARGGVPEVLVDEVATEVEGAEHLVLDGFMVVPPLGADPAEVFTWAHTLVDVYSDRLGRALRLSAGMSGDFETAIACGSDVVRVGTAVLGPRAVG; encoded by the coding sequence ATGAAGAGAAGAGAACAGTTGCGCGCCAACCTTGAGCGCGTTACCCAGCAGGTTCGAGCCGCCGAGGAGCGCGCCGGGCGGTCGCCGGGCAGCGTGAGCATACTCCCGGTTACCAAGTTCCACCCCGCCGAGGACGTGGCTTTGCTGGGTCAGCTGGGGGTCACCCTCGTCGGTGAGAACCGGGAACAGGAAGCGCGGGCCAAAGCAGAGACCGTGGGTGGGGCGGTTGGGATAGCGATGATCGGTCAGATCCAGACCAAAAAGGCCAATTCCGTCGCGCGCTGGGCCCGGGAGGTGCACTCGGTCGATTCGGCGAAGCTCGCTCGCGCTCTGGAGCGCGGGGTTGCCCTGGCCCACGAGCGTGGTGAGCGCGGATCGGACCCGCTGCCTTGTCTGGTGCAGCTCTCAGCCGATGGCGACACAGCCCGGGGTGGCGTGCCGGAGGTGCTCGTCGATGAAGTCGCCACAGAGGTCGAGGGCGCAGAGCACCTTGTGCTCGACGGGTTCATGGTCGTCCCGCCCTTGGGCGCCGACCCGGCGGAGGTGTTCACGTGGGCGCACACGCTTGTCGACGTCTACAGCGACCGCCTCGGGCGCGCCTTGCGCCTCTCCGCCGGGATGTCGGGAGATTTCGAAACCGCCATCGCCTGCGGTTCAGATGTCGTGCGTGTCGGAACCGCGGTGCTCGGCCCGCGCGCCGTAGGCTAA
- a CDS encoding cell division protein SepF: MSLFGSAKEFFGLDAQGVDVKDAYNDSYYDEPQYADHGSAAYTRETPREAAPERYSYRETAPRSYEPAIVTTEPRGYSDAKEIGEPFRDGDAVIMELTGVDATDAKRLVDFAAGLCFALRGTMHKLSKGVDTDRLVFAIVPESARIAPTELQRAAHLR; this comes from the coding sequence ATGTCACTTTTCGGCAGCGCGAAGGAATTCTTCGGCCTCGACGCGCAGGGCGTCGACGTGAAAGATGCGTACAACGACAGCTACTACGACGAGCCGCAGTACGCCGACCACGGGTCCGCGGCCTACACGAGGGAAACCCCGCGCGAGGCTGCGCCCGAGCGCTACTCGTACCGCGAGACAGCGCCCCGCTCGTATGAGCCGGCGATCGTTACCACCGAGCCCCGGGGATACAGCGATGCCAAGGAGATTGGCGAACCTTTCCGCGATGGCGATGCCGTGATCATGGAGCTCACGGGAGTCGACGCGACGGACGCAAAGCGATTGGTCGATTTCGCGGCGGGTCTCTGCTTCGCATTGCGCGGCACGATGCACAAGTTGTCCAAGGGCGTGGACACCGACCGCCTAGTGTTTGCCATCGTGCCGGAAAGTGCACGCATTGCACCGACCGAGCTGCAGCGCGCGGCTCACCTCCGCTAG
- a CDS encoding YggT family protein produces the protein MALFGSVLYALLGVYSLVVVVRLIIEMIHSFSKQFDPPRWFTLVAEPLFVVTDPPVNALRRLVPPVRLGGGMGLDVSIIVLFLGLAVAQLAVYSLLVVPALN, from the coding sequence GTGGCTCTTTTTGGATCGGTTCTCTATGCGCTTCTCGGTGTGTATTCCCTCGTGGTTGTCGTTCGCCTCATCATCGAGATGATCCATTCATTCTCGAAGCAGTTCGACCCCCCGCGGTGGTTTACCCTCGTAGCGGAACCGCTGTTTGTGGTGACGGATCCGCCAGTGAACGCCCTGCGCCGGTTAGTTCCCCCCGTCCGCTTGGGTGGAGGAATGGGCCTCGACGTGAGCATCATCGTGCTTTTCCTTGGCCTCGCAGTGGCCCAGCTCGCTGTCTACAGTCTGCTTGTCGTCCCCGCGTTAAACTAA